The following proteins are co-located in the Heteronotia binoei isolate CCM8104 ecotype False Entrance Well chromosome 8, APGP_CSIRO_Hbin_v1, whole genome shotgun sequence genome:
- the LOC132576626 gene encoding cytochrome c oxidase assembly factor 7 has protein sequence MAGLVNFEDEEEVKDYLENLGVEFSFQCYKEKDPDGCHRLADYLDGVRKNYEAAAKVLKENCENNQHSESCYKLGAYYITGKGGLPADLKAAYSCFLKSCEKGGKKSTEACHNVGLLEHDGRGNYDEKPNASVARDYYSKACDGGFAPSCFNLSAIYLQGAPGVPKDMSRALEYSLKACDLRHTWACANASRMYKLGDGVEKNDAKAEALKNRAMTLHKEQQAASSSLTFGE, from the exons ATGGCTGGTCTGGTCAActtcgaggatgaagaggaggtGAAGGACTATTTGGAAAATCTGGGAGTGGAATTCAGTTTTCAGTGCTATAAGGAAAAGGATCCCGACG GTTGTCATCGTCTGGCTGATTACTTGGATGGGGTGAGGAAAAATTATGAAGCAGCTGCCAAAGTACTGAAGGAAAATTGTGAAAACAACCAGCACAGTGAGAGCTGCTACAAACTTGGAGCTTATTATATAACTGGAAAAG GTGGTCTACCAGCTGATTTAAAAGCTGCCTACAGCTGCTTTTTGAAATCTTGTGAGAAAGGTGGCAAGAAATCCACGGAAGCTTGTCACAACGTTGGACTATTGGAACATGATGGGCGAGGGAATTATGATGAGAAGCCTAATGCCTCCGTAGCCAGGGACTATTACAGCAAAGCTTGTGATGGCGGTTTTGCTCCTAGCTGCTTTAATCTTAGTGCTATATATCTTCAAGGAGCCCCTGGAGTACCAAAGGACATGAGCCGGGCTTTGGAGTATTCTCTGAAAGCATGTGACTTAAGACACACATGGGCATGCGCCAATGCTAGCCGAATGTACAAACTTGGAGATGGTGTGGAGAAGAACGATGCTAAGGCAGAAGCCCTAAAGAACAGGGCAATGACCCTGCACAAGGAACAACAAGCAGCTTCCAGTTCCTTAACGTTTGGGGAGTAA